The Terriglobus roseus region TCTTGTCTGCCGAAGCAGTACGCAGGTCTGCCCCATGAGCGAGCTTATTGCGAAGCGTGTAGAGAGGAAGGGCAATCTCTTCGACTGTATAGGTTGGCGCATCAGATTTTGAATGCCAGTTGGGAAGTGCAAGTGTCTGAGGGCCTAGGCAATCGCAGAGTTTTTTCTTGAACTCTTCGCGTCCACCACTATCGAAAATTGCCTCTAACCCTGTGACCCAGAGAAGTCCGGCAATGTAAGGGTGGAAGTGCTCTAGGCCCAGTTGGAGTAGCGTGAGAGCGTTCTTCTGCTCTACGCTTTTCCCATCCATGACAGGTTGTATACGGTCGATCATGTCAGGGACTCGGGCAAGCATCTCATCATCGAACCTGTTCTTCCTGGCCCACTGGCCCGGCTCCATTGGCGGGCGTCGTTCTATCTGCTGCCGTCGATATACGAAGCCGAGGGTGCATATTGGCTTGATGACTTGAATAGCCATCAGACCGGCATAGAAGCGATTCGCGCCGCGTTCCGGGGCATCTCTCACTGACTCCCCCGGTATCCATTGCGGGTATTCACACACAAGGTAGCGGGCCGCCTCTGCCTCCTGCTCCATCTCTCCCTGCCCTTGTGCCCAGTCCCAGCGGTGAGCAAGCAGTTGATCGTTTGGGCGCACCAATGACAGCCCTTCACCCAAGGAAATGCGATCCTCCCCTTCTCTCGCAATGCCTAATAGCGCGGTGTGAATGGTGTCTATGCTCACGTAGTTTTCTCTCTCTCTCTCTCTCAGCTACGTTGTAAAACGCACTGCGATACGCCTTTAACTGATGACTACTTCGGCCTTCGGATTTGCCGATAGCACCCCACCGCAATAACTAGGACCATTCCCGCGAAGATAGTGAAAGCAAGATGGTCACCGGCTGCAAAGATCAACGTCCATGCTCCTGCCCACAGTGCCCAGATGATGAGGACCACAATCACAACCCAAACAATCCCCATCGCTGACCTCTCGCTGGAATGCGTACCATGATACGTTTCGCACCTAAACGCCTGTAGCTCTTCGGATGAATTGAGGCTAGGCCACGCCTGGCCCCGCGCCTCTCACACGTCACAAAGAAAAAGGCTTTTTCAAATCCTGCGTTAACTACCGCAACTCATGTCCGCGCATGGCGTTATGTCGCGCACAGAGGTATTTACAGGCACAGAAAAGCCCCAGCCGGGGCCGGGGCGTGTCTGGTGATAGTCAGACCCTATGCCGCTGCCTTGAGCTTCTGCACGGTGGTGGGTGAGACACCTAACTCCGCCGCGATCACACGCACGGACTTGCCCTCTTCGTGGAGCCTCTGAAACCGACGTACAAGCTTGTGGTCGTCCTCCGCCTTCGGGCGCCCGCCGACGCGGCCTTGTGCGCGTGCTCGTTCTAGCCCGGCGATGGTTCGCTCACTCAATCTAATGCGCTCCTGCTTTGCTATCGTCGCGAGGATACCGATCACTGCCTCTTTGAATACGCCCGTGGTGTCGAGGTATTGCTCCATGAAGCTGCGGAACTCCACGCCGTAGCTATCCAACCGTTTGAGATGATTCAAGGTCTCTCTTACGCCTTCACGTGAAAACCGGTCTAAACTCCAGAACAGCAGCACGTCGAACTCGCGCCGGGACGCAGCAGCAAACATCCTCTGGAACTGCTCGCGGTCGCTGTGCTTGCCGGTAGCCTTGTCCACATACTCTTGGACAATGCCCCACCCCTGCTTCTCAGCGAACTGACGTAGCTCGCGTAACTGGTTCTCCGTATCCTGCCCTTTGTCCTTTGTGCTCACTCGTGCGTACAGCGCAACCGATACGTTCTGCATGGCCTCACCTCACACGGATACCGTACCATAAAACGGTCGTTTTGCAGTACAGTATTTTTAGGCTCAAAATGCCTCGCCAAACGCCACCGGAAAAGTAACCCTTTTTTGGTACACCCCGAATGGTCGCCATCGGAATAATTCCCCGCCGAATTATCAGCGGCCCGCCCTATCCGATACGCCGCAAGCGCCCGGCATGATGTTCCTCGGTAGCGCCGCGTAGATCACCGCCCGGAGCGGCCTCATGATTCCTGATGGGTGTCTAGGGGTGTCAAACCAACCCTCTTCCGAGGCCGGGGCGGGGGAGTCCGCCGGGGTATGAGCTGCGTTGTGAAAGCTGGCGCGGCCAAGGAATCGAACCTTCCCTGTCCGTAGGGTGCATGCACGGAGTTCCAGAGGTTTAGGAGTCCCGGTCGGAGTCCCGCCCGGCTCCGTGCCGATCTCACAGAAAGACACTGCCTACGTCGTCATCTCTTCCCTGTAATTTCCTTGATTAGCTCACCATACGGTCCATACAACTTCACACCTACATCTACAACGCTCTTGCCGGTGAACTTCGCCTTGATCGCATCCCAGGCCTTGTCAACGATTGCTTCTCCCACCTTCTTGTAAGCGTGCTCTGCTGCTGCTTTACCCACACCCAAGGCAGCGCCAGCGGTCCCAATCTCTGCGAGGTGAACGACAACATGCCAAACTGCGAGCGCAGCCTGTGGAGCCATAGGGAATGACCGGTACTGCATGCTTCCGGGCTTGATAGGTGAAAATTGAGCCGCTTCTACTCCCTCGAAACCTTGGATGATTTGCGCAAGCTCCATCGCCTCTTTAGGTGTGAGACCGTCTGTTTCAATCCTGATCTGTGTCATGCGGGCGACGGTATAGCCAAAGGTACGAATCGCGCAAACGAACCGTCTGGCGCCCATGCTCTCAACTTATGAGGGGGACAGATGACGATACCAACACCGGGAACCGCGAGATATGAACGGCTCGCCAGTTTCTTAGAAGAGACAATGACCGACTCGCGTGTCTCACGCCGTATCCGGCTTAGCGCCGCACAACGATTGGACGCGCTACTGGAGCGGCAGGAGAAACGAGAGGCATCAGTCGCTCGCCGCACTGAACGGGAGCAACGCGAGGCCGCTAAGCGTGAAGAACGGGCATTTCCCGCGCCGGAGGACACGGCTGCTAGAGAGGCTGAAGAGCGCACACAGCGGGGTCTCAAGCTGATGAATGAAGTATTGAAAAAGGGTTCCTAGAAGGACTAGCTAAAACAATCGCGCATTATATCCCACTACCCATTGACACGCAAGCAAATTTGTGGTACTATAAGAAAGTTGATTGAGTTCGCAAGAACTCTCAGCAACCGCCGGGTCTCCTATCGGCGGTTTTTGAAGCACCCCAAAACTTATAAAGGGATACACACGATGTGGGCAATGTTTCCCTGTTCGTTTTCTCCTATTTTCGCGCCAAAACAGGGGTCTACGAAACCCGCATGAATAAAGGCGATTGCGAGCTTTGTGCGGTCATGCCTCTCAGACGTTAAAAACCGTGCGGTCATGAAACAGCATTTCGCCCAATATCCATGCGGGTATGGTGAGCTTTGTGCGGTCATAAGTTCATTTCGGGATATATACGGTGCCTTGTCCTGCTTGAATTGTTCACTGGAGATATGTCCCTATGTGCTCCATGCCCTGTGTCCTGCTGGATATCGGTATTAATGCCCATGCGTCCTGCCCTTGAGTAGAAGGATGCCGCAGAACGAAACGAACCAAGGAACCCATGAACCTCCACGATTGCAGAGTGCCTTATGTTGCACTCCCGGCAGCAGTGCTAAAGCTCCGCACTAAGTCAGAGATACTGCACGCGATTGAGATGTACCACACCAACACCACGCACGCCCCGTTGTGCCGTGCCCGGCAGACTCTCTTTACGGGAAACATGTCTTCTTATCAACGGAGACAGCGGCAGGATGTACTGGCAAGCCTTGAGCGTGCGGGCGTCATTGCTGAGAGCTATGACACAGATGCGTATGAACTTCTCCAACTCGCAGATACAACGAAAGACCGGATTACGATTCCTGCGCAGTTCGATTACAGCAGTCTGTCACTGGTAGCACTGAAGACCGCCCTCGCGTGCCATGCGGCAGCGCGTTACTCGCGGACACCATTCCGGTTCATCGCAACGCAACGCGAGTTGGCAAAGCAGGCTGGCGTGTCAGAATTTAGGCTTAGAACTGCCCTCGCGGAGTTGCAGCAAAAACACTATCTTCACGCTGTGAAGCTGTGGAGACAAGGCACCCAGGTCACACTTCATGAACCCGGTTCAGATGTTCCGTTGTACTACTTGGGCGAGTACCAACAGCAGCGGGTGGACACCTTGCCGGTGTACGACCGTTATCGATACCTGCTCGCCAAGTTCGACCCCAAACAGAAGTTAGAGCAGACGACCGGCCCCGTACATGGCTATCGAACGCACTGCCCCTTCTGCAAGTGCAGCACAGACCCCACGTTTGCCTTCACGTCTGAGGAGGATGATGACCATTGGCAATGTCACAATTGTCACCGCAGCGGTGATTCATACCGGCTGTGGGCGATGTTGAGCAACTGGCGTGAGGACAACGACTGGCGACAGATTGTTGCGTCCGGTAGCCCGCCGCCAATGGTGACAGAAGGGTGTGGACTAGAAGGGATGACGGCATGACGCTGATTCAGCGTAGCAATGATGCAAAGGCACTATGGAACGCGGTCGTATCAGATAGACCACCGCCCGATGATCGGCAGTTCATCGTGTGGGCGCGGCGTTTTACGGACTCACAGATAGAACATGCTTTCCTCAAGGTTGGCCGCAAGTTCGCAGGCCACCCGACTGAACCGGCAACGATTCACC contains the following coding sequences:
- a CDS encoding recombinase family protein, with protein sequence MQNVSVALYARVSTKDKGQDTENQLRELRQFAEKQGWGIVQEYVDKATGKHSDREQFQRMFAAASRREFDVLLFWSLDRFSREGVRETLNHLKRLDSYGVEFRSFMEQYLDTTGVFKEAVIGILATIAKQERIRLSERTIAGLERARAQGRVGGRPKAEDDHKLVRRFQRLHEEGKSVRVIAAELGVSPTTVQKLKAAA